The Candidatus Omnitrophota bacterium DNA window GGTAGCCCCCGAGGATCTTTTCTCGGAACTCCAAAGAAGAAGAAAAGCTATCGAGAGGGGTGAAATCACCATAAATGCCGGAGGCAAGAGCAAAAAGTGCAGAATCACATTCTATCCGGTCATTAATGCGGACTCTGATATATCACACGCTGTGGGGGTATTATCATGCGAATGAGAAGAATATGGGCAGTAACGCTGTCAGTGATCTATTTATTTATCCAGGCGGGGGTTTCTTACGCCGGGGGTTTTTCCAGGGTAATGGTACTGGATGTAAGAAGCACCGAACCGGAATTCTCCTACCGGATCAAGGTGGAGGTAAATACTTATGAGCGTTTGGGTATAGGGGATATTTACCCGGCCCACGTCAGGAAACGGACCGGGTCCGGTCTGTTGGATAAGCTCTATATCAGCGGTACCGTGGAGCCCTTGGAGAACGTTACGTTAGCGGGAGTTGTGGTGGTCGCCGAATTTTTGGATTCTGCCGGCAATACGGTCGCCCTGGAGGAATCAGCGGTTATCCCCCGGATACTGGGTCTTAGAGGAAGCAGAACAGGACGTTTTACGGTGGATACTGATTACTCCGAGTCGATAACCACATGTAAACTCAGTCTCAGGTGGTGATAATGAACATACATGAAATATACATGAAACAGGCCCTTACCGAAGCCTATAAAGCTTTTGACGAGGATGAAGTACCCGTTGGATGCGTGATAGTTTATCAAGGGGAGATAATAGGGCGGGCCCATAACCAGATAAAAATGCTGAAGGATCCCACCGCGCACGCGGAGATGATAGCTATCACGCAGGCGGCCGCGCACCTTAGAAATGAAAGATTGAACGGGTGCGTACTTTATGTTACAATTGAGCCCTGTTCGATGTGTGTGGGGGCGCTTATTCTGGGACGATTTAAATCCGTGGTATACGGGGCAA harbors:
- a CDS encoding tRNA-specific adenosine deaminase, whose product is MNIHEIYMKQALTEAYKAFDEDEVPVGCVIVYQGEIIGRAHNQIKMLKDPTAHAEMIAITQAAAHLRNERLNGCVLYVTIEPCSMCVGALILGRFKSVVYGASDSKTGACGSAVDLTKPGLFNHTLEVTGGIMEPECRTVIQEFFLAKRD